A genomic window from Xyrauchen texanus isolate HMW12.3.18 chromosome 31, RBS_HiC_50CHRs, whole genome shotgun sequence includes:
- the LOC127624637 gene encoding ras-related protein Rab-24-like — MTAMRVDAKVVMLGKESVGKTSLVERYVHHRFLVGPYQNTIGAAFVAKALNVGDKVVTLGIWDTAGSERYEAMSRMYYRGARAAVVCYDLTDSSSFGRAKFWVKELQNCEVHCKIYLCGTKSDLIEADRSMRQVDYHDVQDFADEIGAQHFETSSKSGKNVDEVFQKVAEDYGNCALEFMQGEKGVDLGQKKDSYFDNCCHN; from the exons ATGACTGCTATGCGAGTTGATGCTAAAGTGGTCATGCTTGGCAAGGAAAGCGTTGGTAAGACCAGTCTTGTGGAGAGATATGTACACCACCGCTTTCTTGTGGGCCCATATCAAAAT ACTATAGGGGCTGCGTTTGTTGCAAAAGCCCTCAATGTTGGTGATAAGGTGGTTACGCTGGGAATATGG GACACTGCTGGTTCTGAACGTTACGAGGCGATGAGCAGAATGTATTACAGAGGAGCCCGTGCCGCCGTGGTGTGCTATG ACTTGACTGACAGCAGCAGTTTCGGAAGAGCCAAGTTCTGGGTGAAGGAGTTACAGAACTGTGAAGTG CACTGCAAGATTTATTTGTGTGGTACCAAGAGTGACCTTATTGAAGCAGACAGAAGTATGCGGCAAGTAGACTACCATGATGTACAAGACTTTGCAGATG AAATAGGTGCACAACATTTTGAGACCTCAAGCAAATCAGGAAAAAATGTTG atgaGGTATTTCAGAAGGTTGCAGAGGACTACGGTAACTGTGCTCTGGAATTCATGCAAG GGGAGAAGGGAGTGGACCTGGGGCAAAagaaggactcttattttgacaacTGCTGCCATAACTGA